In Planctomycetota bacterium, a genomic segment contains:
- a CDS encoding PA14 domain-containing protein, protein MRGLRSMLPVLTLLALILLATPASASLVAYYKFDDSGNLGRDYGPWAASGYYTATNSGVAYNAGGYTAGAGDFDGGDDYLRLPVTGRLNALQANPYTIMAWINPNMVPPAGAADANTAHYGIINKAGYHSGLRYLGANAGANAQKVQGEGWLATGPTSYAAQSTGTAAPAAWTHTAAVVNPQAGTMTIYVNGVAGPTVNWTPGAPYNYGTGTWTIGNANPGAGTYRWPMNGRIDEAAFFDHALSPAEIASIAAGASPTTIVSGAITPTGLWRFEGAHGTPVGTVVNTLNPGFLDGVGESSASYSSYVPSRRIYDPISGTTYVNTSSLNMAPGAVRVLSDPALQAGNFTVEAFLRIGGDQGGYPAFVSHRNATPLGWQLDIDPNEALRTRFDSAAAQNQVVGGGALGTGVWNHTAVTYDSATKQIRLYRNYVNAYTGTLNGNSSDVTAIVADFLMGAGSGWPAGTYLDEVRFTPQVLDPPQFLQLLGVPVTYRITAATQTGNASVDAYVAELDTVVGNQFAGTGTGSPSVTVTGSVTLREGALDFLHIKAAGTGSAAGSAPYMAATFTTPMGYIFQETGTQYLTTNAATWSTLSDPWGNIQQVTLAPYSVGSPNPALTGHAPGTQAIWGQDENTGDAYTPTYFSTGATVIQGAWSVIGGRLDSIQQPQGLSAHIVRVNGDLNNLTDTDNALALLPNQNNHNVSQVTAVSRADLETSNTTGRGNYTNPAGFLPGAHNTAADAPGEDYAVRLAGYVYAPSDGYVRTFAVGGDDRFYFKVGDVEFARSEAVVGAPPMLAQMTFPQAGYYPIELVWANRGGAGNLEISSMDGFQTTWSAATFAILGTDPNYPVYQRPSGVPNPASAGANTVGGAVYAGGVEGRPDGFRVHQAYPASHGGANPGDAAAALAFFADKAIANGDPTQYNLGGVVALRTRLDMHDTNQAAAGNFSPTDPFPIDNFNTTYNPATNTYGSANVANNNFVTRINGLLYIDEPGTRAFTVGTDDGFYLRIGNQVLGRITGGRGIPAGTANYVYGYFPEAGLYPFEFYHYQGTGGAGLELGQGGTTNLILPITRNPADASNGFSTDWSAIAYSVAPVAKLQVYSTTLQAQAFGDVPGLGAAVNPEQWFLLRQTPNSVPGAAGLPIQGLRGTYYDFAFNQTVDNTWPPTDAPPIPVLGYRNDLNAPGSVFNFAAGFASAFVVSRPGSPTNPAGANDYFGVRWQGFINIPRTGNYSFQMQADDRAWMFIDLNGDLAFGPGESPAGQPVVWSNWMQWNNVFLTAGLHWVEFRSREWSGGETATFQWMMPEGGAFANIPAEYFINIQGWEVLAYGSGAVGDLANFADLMTFDFGSTQTLRLVTQIAGLTAYYEGTFTFVPEPGTLLLLAGGLLGAATRRRRNRR, encoded by the coding sequence ATGCGCGGCCTGCGCAGCATGCTTCCAGTTCTCACCCTCCTTGCGCTTATCCTCCTGGCCACCCCTGCAAGTGCCAGCCTCGTGGCCTACTACAAGTTCGACGACTCAGGCAACCTGGGCCGCGACTATGGCCCCTGGGCCGCCTCGGGCTACTACACCGCCACCAACTCCGGCGTAGCCTACAACGCCGGCGGCTATACGGCCGGCGCGGGCGACTTCGATGGCGGCGACGACTACCTGCGCCTGCCCGTCACCGGCCGCCTCAACGCCCTCCAGGCCAACCCCTACACCATCATGGCCTGGATCAACCCCAACATGGTTCCGCCCGCAGGGGCCGCCGACGCCAACACGGCCCACTACGGCATCATCAACAAGGCGGGCTACCACTCGGGCCTCCGCTACCTGGGCGCCAACGCCGGCGCCAACGCCCAGAAGGTCCAGGGCGAAGGCTGGCTCGCCACCGGCCCCACCTCGTACGCCGCACAGTCCACCGGCACCGCCGCTCCCGCTGCCTGGACCCACACCGCCGCCGTCGTGAACCCCCAGGCGGGCACCATGACCATTTACGTGAACGGCGTGGCCGGCCCCACGGTGAACTGGACGCCTGGCGCCCCCTACAACTACGGCACGGGCACCTGGACCATCGGCAACGCGAACCCCGGCGCCGGCACCTATCGCTGGCCGATGAACGGGCGGATTGACGAGGCCGCCTTCTTCGACCACGCCCTCAGCCCCGCCGAGATCGCCAGCATCGCCGCCGGCGCATCGCCCACCACCATCGTCAGCGGGGCCATCACCCCCACCGGCCTGTGGCGCTTCGAGGGCGCCCACGGCACCCCCGTGGGCACCGTGGTCAACACCCTCAACCCCGGGTTCCTCGACGGCGTCGGCGAATCCAGCGCCAGCTACTCCAGCTACGTCCCCTCCCGCCGCATTTACGACCCCATCAGCGGCACCACCTACGTCAACACCTCCTCGCTCAACATGGCCCCCGGCGCCGTCCGTGTCCTCAGCGACCCCGCCCTCCAGGCCGGCAACTTCACCGTCGAGGCCTTCCTGCGCATCGGCGGCGACCAGGGCGGCTACCCGGCCTTCGTGAGCCACCGCAACGCCACGCCGCTGGGCTGGCAACTGGACATTGACCCGAACGAGGCCCTGCGCACGCGCTTCGACTCCGCGGCGGCGCAGAACCAGGTCGTGGGCGGCGGCGCCCTGGGCACCGGCGTGTGGAACCACACCGCCGTCACCTACGACAGCGCGACCAAGCAGATCCGCCTCTACCGCAACTACGTCAACGCCTACACCGGCACCCTCAACGGCAACTCGTCGGACGTCACGGCGATCGTGGCCGACTTCCTGATGGGCGCCGGCAGCGGCTGGCCGGCCGGCACCTACCTCGACGAGGTGCGCTTCACCCCCCAGGTGCTCGACCCGCCCCAGTTCCTCCAGCTCCTGGGCGTGCCCGTCACCTACCGCATCACCGCCGCCACGCAGACCGGCAACGCCAGCGTGGACGCCTACGTGGCCGAGCTCGACACGGTGGTCGGCAACCAGTTCGCCGGCACCGGCACCGGCAGCCCGTCCGTCACCGTCACCGGCAGCGTCACCCTGCGCGAGGGCGCGCTCGACTTCCTGCACATCAAAGCCGCCGGCACCGGCTCGGCCGCCGGCTCGGCCCCCTACATGGCCGCCACCTTCACCACCCCCATGGGCTACATCTTCCAGGAAACCGGCACCCAGTACCTCACCACCAACGCCGCCACCTGGAGCACCCTGAGCGACCCCTGGGGCAACATCCAGCAGGTCACCCTCGCCCCCTACAGCGTCGGCTCGCCGAACCCCGCCCTCACCGGCCACGCCCCCGGCACCCAGGCCATCTGGGGCCAGGACGAGAACACCGGCGACGCCTACACCCCCACCTACTTCAGCACCGGCGCCACCGTCATCCAGGGCGCCTGGTCCGTCATCGGCGGGCGGCTCGACAGCATTCAGCAGCCCCAGGGCCTCTCCGCCCACATCGTGCGCGTGAACGGCGACCTCAATAACCTCACCGACACCGACAACGCCCTCGCCCTCCTGCCCAACCAGAACAACCACAACGTCTCCCAGGTCACCGCCGTGAGCCGCGCCGACCTCGAGACCAGCAACACCACCGGCCGGGGCAACTATACCAACCCCGCCGGCTTCCTCCCCGGCGCGCACAACACCGCCGCCGACGCGCCCGGCGAGGACTACGCGGTTCGCCTCGCCGGCTACGTCTACGCGCCCAGCGACGGCTATGTCCGCACCTTCGCCGTCGGCGGCGACGACCGCTTCTACTTCAAGGTCGGCGACGTCGAGTTCGCCCGCTCCGAGGCCGTCGTCGGCGCCCCGCCCATGCTCGCCCAGATGACCTTCCCCCAGGCCGGCTACTACCCCATCGAACTCGTGTGGGCCAACCGCGGCGGCGCCGGCAACCTCGAAATCAGCTCGATGGACGGCTTCCAGACGACCTGGAGCGCCGCCACCTTCGCCATCCTGGGCACCGACCCCAACTACCCCGTCTACCAGCGGCCCAGCGGAGTGCCCAACCCCGCCTCGGCAGGGGCCAACACCGTCGGCGGCGCCGTCTACGCCGGCGGCGTCGAGGGCAGGCCCGACGGCTTCCGTGTCCACCAGGCCTACCCCGCCAGCCACGGCGGCGCCAACCCCGGCGACGCCGCGGCCGCCCTGGCCTTCTTCGCCGACAAGGCCATCGCCAACGGCGACCCCACCCAATACAACCTCGGCGGCGTCGTCGCCCTCCGCACCCGCCTCGACATGCACGACACCAACCAGGCCGCCGCCGGCAACTTCTCGCCCACCGACCCCTTCCCCATCGACAACTTCAACACCACCTACAACCCTGCCACCAACACCTACGGGTCGGCCAACGTGGCCAACAACAACTTCGTCACCCGCATCAACGGCCTCCTCTACATAGACGAGCCCGGCACCCGCGCCTTCACCGTGGGCACCGACGACGGCTTCTACCTGCGCATCGGCAACCAGGTCCTGGGGCGCATCACCGGCGGCCGCGGCATCCCCGCCGGCACCGCCAACTACGTCTACGGCTATTTCCCCGAAGCCGGCCTCTACCCCTTCGAGTTCTACCACTACCAGGGCACCGGCGGCGCCGGCCTCGAACTCGGCCAGGGCGGCACCACCAACCTGATCCTGCCCATCACACGCAACCCCGCCGATGCCTCCAACGGCTTCTCGACCGACTGGAGCGCCATCGCCTACAGCGTCGCGCCCGTCGCCAAACTTCAGGTCTACTCCACCACGCTCCAGGCCCAGGCCTTCGGCGACGTGCCCGGCCTCGGCGCGGCCGTGAACCCCGAGCAGTGGTTCCTCCTGCGCCAGACGCCCAACAGCGTGCCCGGCGCCGCCGGCCTGCCGATCCAGGGCCTCCGCGGCACCTACTACGACTTCGCGTTCAACCAGACCGTGGACAACACCTGGCCCCCCACCGACGCCCCGCCGATCCCCGTGCTGGGGTACCGCAACGACCTGAACGCCCCCGGCAGCGTCTTCAACTTCGCCGCCGGTTTCGCCAGCGCCTTCGTGGTCTCGCGGCCCGGCTCCCCCACCAACCCCGCCGGCGCCAACGACTACTTCGGCGTCCGCTGGCAGGGCTTCATCAACATCCCCCGCACCGGCAACTACAGCTTCCAGATGCAGGCCGACGACCGCGCCTGGATGTTCATAGACCTCAACGGCGACCTGGCCTTCGGCCCCGGCGAATCGCCCGCTGGCCAGCCCGTCGTCTGGTCGAACTGGATGCAATGGAACAACGTCTTCCTCACGGCGGGGCTGCACTGGGTCGAGTTCCGCTCGCGCGAGTGGAGCGGCGGCGAAACGGCCACGTTCCAGTGGATGATGCCGGAGGGCGGCGCCTTCGCCAACATCCCCGCCGAGTACTTCATCAACATCCAGGGCTGGGAAGTCCTTGCCTACGGCAGCGGCGCCGTGGGCGATCTGGCCAACTTCGCCGACCTGATGACGTTCGACTTCGGCTCGACCCAGACGCTGCGGCTGGTCACCCAGATCGCCGGCCTCACGGCCTACTACGAGGGCACGTTCACCTTTGTCCCCGAGCCGGGCACGCTGCTGCTCCTGGCCGGGGGCCTGCTGGGCGCCGCCACGCGCCGCCGGCGCAACCGCCGCTGA
- a CDS encoding PA14 domain-containing protein translates to MRVRPSIACVGLLAITVLLAFSAAHAGPYPGWDLRMIDTTGNIDNTTNALTLLSSPIGGPYGAWTATLDRTLGYTTPDWGTGGGYAFNQVYPSNVNSTDTFALRATADLIIPAGTWTVGFASDDGGHLVIPGITFTSVYNNTGVGGVGTDNVRFEAGRGIAWTGGTFTLGAPLATTIAVSQWENAGGDGLEIGMSPGTVTGTLGLLTDGVSGWSVTRYTAPMQFVNYRIQAGSASGNASVTSYLSSSPGVAGTVFAGPTAANPATQSGSIPMLENTLQYIHIDASGIVGAGAPPNSPWLEASFTAPPGWIFSQTGNQYLTTNAATWTMLSDPWGNIQSVNVAEYNVGAPSPSPSGHAPGAQAIWGWSEDDGTVLTRGYFQGEATLTQGVWTVFGTPVGSIQQPQGLSAHIVRVDNNLDNLGLVDTALTLRPGQANHSVSQVTSLGTAHLDTAGNYANPAGYLPGDQHSNSSPNPEDYAVRLAGYVYAPSAGYQRTFALSGDDRFYFKVGDVEFARTEAAVGNPPYLAQMTFPQAGYYPIELVWANRGGAGGLEISSAAGALYSWDSTTFQILGSDVNYPVYQRPSGVPAPSEAGANPSGLGVYTGAIQGAPDGFRVQQAYPTSHGGANPASADNSYTFFADKVVQNGVATNFNVGVVANRTNMDMVDPQGAFGGNWGTNTAYPIDNRDAAYNLVAAKPDDNFVTRINGLVYIDAPGTRAFTVGSDDGFHLRIGNQIIVRRPGSGATPGGTANYGYAYFPAAGLYPFEFYQYEGTGGSGVEIGRGGTTNLILSSTRNPADASNGFTVDWAPVAYSVTPVAQLQTYSTTLQAQAFGSAPGLVGDPTIQGAVNPEYWFLLRQTANSVPGAAGLPIMGLRGTYYDFANTQTVNNTWPPTDAPPIPELGRRNDLTTFGSVFNFAGGFASALVPSRPGSPTNPAGANDYFGVRWQGFINIPRTGNYSFQMQADDRAWMFIDLNGDLAFGPGESPAGQPVVWSNWMQWNNVFLTAGLHWVEFRSREWSGGETATFQWMMPEGGAFANIPAEYFINIQGWEVLAYGSGAVGDLANFADLMTFDFGSTQTLRLVTQIAGLTAYYEGTFTFVPEPGTLLLLAGGLLGAATRRRRNRR, encoded by the coding sequence ATGAGAGTCCGCCCATCAATCGCCTGTGTTGGCCTTCTCGCCATCACCGTGCTCCTGGCCTTCAGCGCCGCCCACGCCGGGCCCTATCCCGGCTGGGACCTGCGCATGATTGATACGACGGGAAACATAGACAACACCACCAACGCTCTCACACTCCTCAGCAGCCCCATCGGTGGCCCCTACGGCGCCTGGACGGCTACGCTCGATCGCACGCTCGGCTACACAACGCCCGACTGGGGCACGGGGGGGGGCTACGCCTTCAACCAGGTCTACCCCAGCAACGTGAACTCGACCGACACCTTCGCCCTGAGAGCCACCGCTGACCTTATCATCCCCGCTGGCACCTGGACCGTCGGCTTCGCGAGCGACGACGGGGGCCACCTCGTCATCCCCGGCATCACATTCACCAGCGTATACAACAACACCGGCGTCGGCGGCGTGGGCACCGACAACGTGCGGTTCGAGGCGGGCCGTGGGATCGCCTGGACGGGCGGCACCTTCACGCTCGGCGCCCCCCTGGCCACCACCATCGCCGTGTCGCAGTGGGAGAACGCCGGCGGCGACGGCCTCGAGATCGGCATGAGCCCCGGCACCGTCACCGGCACTCTCGGCCTCCTCACCGACGGCGTCTCCGGCTGGTCCGTGACCCGCTACACGGCGCCCATGCAATTCGTGAACTACAGGATCCAGGCCGGCTCGGCCTCGGGCAATGCCTCGGTGACCAGCTACCTCTCCTCCTCGCCCGGCGTGGCGGGCACCGTGTTCGCAGGCCCCACGGCCGCCAACCCGGCCACGCAGAGCGGCAGCATCCCAATGCTCGAGAACACCCTGCAATACATCCACATAGACGCCAGCGGCATCGTGGGCGCCGGAGCGCCCCCCAACTCGCCCTGGCTCGAAGCATCCTTCACGGCACCCCCCGGCTGGATCTTCTCGCAGACCGGCAACCAGTACCTCACCACCAACGCCGCCACGTGGACCATGCTCAGCGACCCCTGGGGCAACATCCAGTCGGTCAACGTCGCAGAATACAACGTCGGCGCCCCCAGCCCATCGCCCTCGGGCCACGCGCCCGGCGCCCAGGCCATCTGGGGCTGGAGCGAGGACGACGGCACGGTGCTCACCCGAGGCTACTTCCAGGGGGAGGCCACGCTGACCCAAGGTGTGTGGACAGTCTTCGGCACCCCCGTGGGCAGCATCCAGCAGCCCCAGGGCCTCTCCGCCCATATCGTGCGGGTGGACAACAACCTCGACAACCTCGGCCTGGTGGACACGGCGCTCACCCTGCGGCCCGGTCAAGCGAACCACAGCGTCTCCCAGGTCACGTCGCTTGGCACCGCTCACCTCGACACCGCGGGCAACTACGCGAACCCCGCCGGCTATCTCCCCGGCGACCAGCACAGCAACTCGAGCCCCAACCCCGAAGACTACGCCGTCCGGCTCGCCGGCTACGTCTACGCGCCGAGTGCGGGCTACCAGCGCACCTTCGCCCTGAGCGGCGACGACCGCTTCTACTTCAAGGTTGGCGACGTCGAGTTCGCCCGAACGGAGGCCGCCGTCGGCAACCCGCCTTACCTGGCCCAGATGACCTTCCCTCAGGCCGGCTACTACCCGATCGAACTGGTCTGGGCAAACCGCGGCGGCGCCGGTGGCCTCGAAATCAGCTCGGCCGCCGGGGCGCTCTACTCCTGGGATTCCACGACCTTCCAGATCCTCGGCAGCGACGTGAATTACCCCGTCTACCAGCGGCCCTCTGGTGTTCCAGCCCCCAGCGAGGCCGGGGCCAACCCGTCCGGGCTGGGCGTCTACACCGGCGCCATCCAGGGCGCGCCCGACGGTTTCCGCGTGCAGCAGGCCTACCCGACCAGCCACGGCGGAGCGAACCCGGCCAGTGCCGACAACTCGTACACCTTCTTCGCCGACAAGGTGGTCCAGAACGGCGTGGCCACGAACTTCAACGTCGGTGTGGTGGCCAACCGAACCAACATGGACATGGTGGACCCCCAAGGGGCCTTCGGCGGCAACTGGGGCACCAACACCGCATACCCGATCGACAACCGCGACGCCGCCTACAACCTCGTGGCGGCGAAGCCCGACGACAACTTCGTCACCCGCATCAACGGCCTCGTCTACATTGATGCGCCCGGCACGCGTGCGTTCACGGTGGGCAGCGACGACGGGTTCCATCTGCGCATCGGCAACCAGATCATCGTCCGCCGGCCCGGCAGCGGCGCCACCCCGGGCGGCACGGCGAACTACGGCTACGCCTACTTCCCGGCGGCCGGCCTGTACCCCTTCGAGTTCTACCAGTACGAGGGCACGGGCGGCTCGGGCGTCGAGATCGGCCGTGGCGGCACCACCAACCTCATTCTCTCGTCCACACGGAACCCGGCCGATGCGTCGAACGGCTTCACGGTGGACTGGGCGCCGGTCGCCTACAGCGTCACGCCCGTCGCGCAACTCCAGACCTACTCCACGACTCTCCAGGCCCAGGCCTTCGGCTCGGCTCCCGGGCTCGTGGGCGACCCGACCATCCAAGGAGCGGTCAACCCCGAATACTGGTTCCTCCTGCGCCAGACGGCCAACAGCGTGCCCGGCGCCGCCGGCCTGCCGATCATGGGGCTCCGCGGCACCTACTACGACTTCGCGAACACCCAGACCGTGAACAACACCTGGCCCCCGACCGACGCGCCCCCGATTCCCGAGCTTGGGCGCCGAAACGACCTGACAACCTTCGGCAGCGTCTTCAACTTCGCCGGCGGCTTCGCCAGCGCCCTCGTGCCCTCGCGGCCCGGCTCCCCCACCAACCCCGCCGGCGCCAACGACTACTTCGGCGTCCGCTGGCAGGGCTTCATCAACATCCCCCGCACCGGCAACTACAGCTTCCAGATGCAGGCCGACGACCGCGCCTGGATGTTCATAGACCTCAACGGCGACCTGGCCTTCGGCCCCGGCGAATCGCCCGCTGGCCAGCCCGTCGTCTGGTCGAACTGGATGCAATGGAACAACGTCTTCCTCACGGCGGGGCTGCACTGGGTCGAGTTCCGCTCGCGCGAGTGGAGCGGCGGCGAAACGGCCACGTTCCAGTGGATGATGCCGGAGGGCGGCGCCTTCGCCAACATCCCCGCCGAGTACTTCATCAACATCCAGGGCTGGGAAGTCCTTGCCTACGGCAGCGGCGCCGTGGGCGATCTGGCCAACTTCGCCGACCTGATGACGTTCGACTTCGGCTCGACCCAGACGCTGCGGCTGGTCACCCAGATCGCCGGCCTCACGGCCTACTACGAGGGCACGTTCACCTTTGTCCCCGAGCCGGGCACGCTGCTGCTCCTGGCCGGGGGCCTGCTGGGCGCCGCCACGCGCCGGCGGCGCAACCGCCGCTAG